A region from the Triticum aestivum cultivar Chinese Spring chromosome 3D, IWGSC CS RefSeq v2.1, whole genome shotgun sequence genome encodes:
- the LOC123080413 gene encoding potassium transporter 5: MAEPLKANGNGAAEGGAAGSAFASVKVPPSPPRRLQRFDSLHMEAGKIPGGHSYAAKVGWATTLHLAFQSLGVVYGDMGTSPLYVFSSTFTGGIKDTDDLLGVMSLIIYTVLLLPLMKYCFIVLRANDNGDGGTFALYSLISRYARISLIPNQQAEDATVSHYKLESPTNRVKRAHWIKEKMENSPKFKVILFLVTILATSMVIGDGVLTPCISVLSAVTGIKQSAKSLTQGQIAGIAIGILIALFLVQRFGTDKVGYTFGPVIFIWFILIAGIGIYNLIKHDTGILKAFNPQYIVEYFQRNGKDGWISLGGVILCITGTEAMFADLGHFNVRAIQIGFSAVLLPSVLLAYMGQAAYLRIHPEDVADTFYKSIPGPLYWPTFVVAVAAAIIASQAMISGAFAIIAQSQVLGCFPRVRVTHTSKKYHGQVYIPEINYALMILCVAVTAIFQTTDKIGNAYGIAVVFVMFITTLLVTLVMAMIWKTSLLWIALFPIIFGGAELVYLSSAFYKFVEGGYLPLGFAAILMLIMGTWHYVHVHRYKYELKNKVSNNYVADLATRRNLARLPGIGVLYSELVQGIPPILPHLVEKVPSIHSVLVITSIKYLPISNIETNERFLFRYVEPREYRVFRCVVRYGYNNKVEDPREFENLLIGNLKQFIHQESLYSESSHSLEGEDNAFEESGDAMEPSIEVQDARLPKRFLDGITASPVNGLMDEIEFIQRGMDDGVVHLLGETNVVAEQNAGLVKKIIVDYAYNFMRKNFRQPEKITCVPHNRLLRVGMTYEI, from the exons ATGGCTGAGCCTCTGAAGGCAAACGGCAATGGAGCTGCCGAAGGGGGTGCTGCGGGCTCTGCGTTTGCATCGGTGAaggtgccgccgtcgccgccaaggAGGCTGCAGAGGTTCGACTCCCTGCATATGGAGGCCGGGAAGATTCCTGGTGGCCACAGCTATGCAGCCAAG GTTGGCTGGGCGACGACACTGCACTTGGCCTTCCAGAGCCTAGGTGTGGTTTATGGGGACATGGGAACTTCACCCCTCTATGTGTTCTCCAGCACCTTTACTGGTGGGATCAAGGACACAGATGACCTCCTTGGTGTCATGTCCTTGATAATCTATACTGTACTTCTCCTTCCATTGATGAAATATTGTTTCATTGTCTTGAGAGCTAATGACAACGGCGATG GCGGAACATTTGCACTTTATTCCTTGATATCTCGGTATGCTAGGATTAGCTTGATACCAAACCAGCAGGCTGAAGATGCAACAGTCTCTCACTACAAGTTAGAGTCCCCTACGAATCGTGTCAAGCGGGCTCATTGGATTAAGGAAAAGATGGAAAACAGCCCGAAATTTAAGGTCATACTTTTCCTAGTGACAATTCTAGCAACATCAATGGTTATTGGTGACGGTGTGCTAACTCCATGTATTTCAG TGCTTAGTGCAGTTACGGGAATCAAGCAATCAGCAAAGTCGTTAACTCAAG GACAAATTGCTGGCATCGCAATCGGCATTCTGATCGCCCTCTTTCTTGTCCAGCGCTTTGGCACAGACAAAGTTGGTTACACATTTGGCCCAGTAATCTTTATATGGTTCATCTTAATTGCCGGCATTGGAATTTATAATTTGATCAAACATGATACTGGAATTCTGAAAGCATTCAACCCACAATACATAGTGGAATATTTCCAAAGAAATGGGAAGGACGGCTGGATTTCGCTTGGAGGTGTTATCTTATGCATTACAG GAACCGAAGCAATGTTTGCTGACCTTGGTCACTTCAATGTGAGAGCAATTCAG ATTGGCTTTTCTGCAGTTCTGCTCCCATCAGTATTGCTTGCTTACATGGGACAGGCTGCATATCTTCGCATCCACCCTGAAGATGTTGCAGATACATTCTACAAATCAATCCCAG GTCCATTATATTGGCCAACATTTGTGGTGGCCGTGGCTGCTGCTATAATTGCAAGCCAAGCTATGATTTCTGGTGCCTTTGCAATCATTGCTCAGTCCCAAGTTCTTGGTTGCTTTCCACGGGTTCGTGTCACTCACACCTCAAAAAAGTATCATGGGCAGGTCTACATCCCTGAGATCAACTATGCATTAATGATCTTATGTGTAGCTGTGACAGCTATTTTCCAAACTACAGACAAGATTGGCAATGCATATG GTATCGCTGTCGTCTTTGTGATGTTCATAACAACACTTCTAGTCACACTGGTAATGGCCATGATATGGAAGACAAGTCTGCTGTGGATTGCACTCTTTCCAATAATATTTGGCGGCGCAGAGCTCGTGTACTTATCCTCAGCATTCTACAAATTTGTAGAAGGTGGCTACTTGCCACTAGGTTTTGCAGCAATTTTGATGCTTATAATGGGCACATGGCACTATGTTCATGTTCATCGGTACAAATACGAGCTCAAGAACAAAGTGTCAAACAACTATGTGGCAGATTTGGCAACAAGGAGAAATCTTGCTAGGTTGCCAGGAATAGGCGTTCTGTACTCTGAGCTTGTGCAAGGAATCCCACCCATACTGCCCCATTTGGTAGAAAAAGTACCTTCCATCCATTCAGTTCTTGTGATTACCTCAATAAAGTACTTACCAATCAGCAATATAGAAACAAATGAGCGGTTCCTCTTCCGATACGTGGAGCCAAGAGAATACAGGGTATTCCGATGTGTGGTGCGCTATGGTTACAACAATAAAGTAGAAGATCCAAGAGAGTTCGAGAACTTGCTTATTGGGAACTTGAAGCAATTCATCCATCAAGAATCACTCTACAGCGAAAGTAGTCATTCCCTTGAAGGAGAAGATAATGCATTCGAAGAATCAGGAGATGCAATGGAGCCTTCTATTGAAGTTCAAGATGCAAGGTTGCCGAAAAGGTTTTTAGATGGAATCACTGCTAGCCCAGTGAACGGGTTAATGGATGAGATAGAGTTTATTCAGAGAGGGATGGATGATGGTGTTGTCCATCTGCTGGGAGAAACTAATGTGGTGGCGGAGCAAAATGCCGGTTTGGTGAAGAAAATAATAGTTGACTACGCCTACAATTTCATGAGGAAGAACTTCAGGCAACCAGAGAAGATCACATGTGTCCCTCATAACAGGCTGCTGCGGGTGGGAATGACATACGAGATCTAG